The following proteins are co-located in the Frigidibacter mobilis genome:
- a CDS encoding extracellular solute-binding protein, producing the protein MAAGIGGHEAGQGRAVIRLAGALLLGALAAWAGMARAQETAPATIIAHGVSTFGDLKYPADFPHLDYVNPEAPKGGEISEWTMGGFDSFNPYTIKGRAAALSSAVHESLLTSTADEIGSAYCLLCETLEYPEDRSWVIFTLRPEAKFSDGTPVTAEDVRFSHDILLTQGLSSFRAVISQKIETVEVLDDRRIRFTFKPDYPKRDLLQAAGGLPVLSKADFEAKGRNLAESSMDPFVGSGPYVFDSMDVGRRVVWKRNPDYWGKDLPINIGRHNFDRIRIEYFGDYQAAFEGFKAGAYTFRNEASSLIWATGYNFPALEKGWVVKRELEDGSIANGQAFVLNLRREKFADPRVREAIGLMFNFEWSNASLFYGLYERVESFWENSELEATGTPSPEELALLEPLAADLPPGVLTDEAVRAPTSGPAQLDRANLRKAAALLDEAGWPAGADGLRRNAAGEVLRVEMLNDSQTFDRVMNPYVENLRRLGIDAVLTRVDDAQMTNRERNHDFDMITKHLGQGYVPGAGLQQYFGSNSIDDSFNAMGLQSPAVDKLIATVEAADTREDMTVAVRALDRVLRAMRFWVPQWYKAAHTVAYFDMYEHPDPLPPYALGEMDFWWYNAEKAETLKAAGAF; encoded by the coding sequence CGACCTTCGGCGACCTGAAATATCCGGCCGATTTTCCGCATCTGGACTATGTGAACCCCGAGGCGCCCAAGGGCGGCGAAATCTCGGAGTGGACGATGGGAGGGTTTGACAGCTTCAACCCCTACACGATCAAGGGCCGGGCGGCGGCGCTGTCCTCGGCCGTGCACGAATCGCTGCTGACCAGCACCGCGGACGAGATCGGCTCTGCCTATTGCCTGCTGTGCGAGACGCTGGAATATCCCGAGGATCGCAGCTGGGTGATCTTCACGCTGCGCCCCGAGGCGAAATTCTCGGATGGCACGCCGGTCACGGCCGAGGATGTGCGGTTCTCGCATGACATTTTGCTGACGCAGGGGCTGAGCAGTTTCCGCGCCGTCATCAGCCAGAAGATCGAAACGGTCGAGGTGCTGGACGACCGGCGCATCCGCTTCACCTTCAAGCCCGACTATCCCAAGCGTGACCTGCTGCAGGCGGCGGGCGGGTTGCCGGTGCTGTCGAAGGCGGATTTCGAGGCGAAGGGCCGCAATCTGGCCGAGAGCAGCATGGACCCGTTCGTGGGGTCGGGCCCCTATGTGTTCGACAGCATGGATGTCGGGCGCCGGGTGGTGTGGAAGCGCAACCCCGACTACTGGGGCAAGGATCTGCCGATCAATATCGGCCGGCACAATTTCGACCGGATCCGCATCGAGTATTTCGGCGACTATCAGGCGGCGTTCGAGGGGTTCAAGGCCGGCGCCTATACCTTCCGCAACGAGGCGTCGTCGCTGATCTGGGCAACGGGCTACAATTTCCCGGCGCTGGAAAAGGGCTGGGTCGTCAAGCGCGAGCTGGAGGATGGCAGCATCGCTAATGGTCAGGCCTTCGTGCTGAACCTGCGGCGCGAGAAATTCGCCGATCCGCGGGTGCGCGAGGCCATCGGGCTGATGTTCAACTTCGAATGGTCGAACGCTTCGCTGTTCTATGGTCTCTACGAGCGGGTCGAGAGCTTCTGGGAGAACAGCGAGCTGGAGGCGACGGGAACGCCCTCGCCCGAGGAACTGGCGCTGCTGGAGCCGCTGGCGGCCGATTTGCCGCCCGGCGTGCTGACCGATGAGGCGGTGCGGGCGCCGACCTCGGGTCCGGCGCAGCTGGACAGGGCCAACCTGCGCAAGGCGGCGGCGCTGCTGGACGAGGCGGGCTGGCCCGCGGGCGCGGACGGGCTGCGGCGCAACGCTGCGGGCGAGGTGCTGCGGGTCGAGATGTTGAACGACAGCCAGACCTTTGACCGGGTGATGAACCCCTATGTCGAAAACCTGCGCCGGCTGGGCATCGACGCGGTGCTGACCCGGGTGGACGATGCGCAGATGACCAACCGCGAGCGCAACCACGACTTCGACATGATTACCAAGCATCTGGGGCAGGGCTATGTCCCGGGCGCCGGGCTGCAGCAGTATTTCGGCTCGAATTCCATCGACGATTCGTTCAACGCGATGGGGCTGCAATCCCCGGCGGTGGACAAGCTGATCGCTACCGTCGAGGCGGCCGACACCCGCGAGGACATGACCGTGGCGGTGCGGGCGCTGGACCGGGTGCTGCGTGCCATGCGCTTCTGGGTGCCGCAATGGTACAAGGCCGCCCATACCGTCGCCTATTTCGACATGTACGAGCATCCAGATCCGTTGCCGCCCTATGCGCTGGGCGAGATGGACTTCTGGTGGTACAACGCCGAAAAGGCCGAAACCCTGAAGGCGGCAGGCGCCTTCTGA
- a CDS encoding microcin C ABC transporter permease YejB, whose translation MGAYILRRLLLMIPTLIGIMVINFALTQFVPGGPIEQVLARIEGEGDVFRNISGGGDAGQMQAVGAERYAGARGLPPEFINELERQFGFDKPPLERFLTMMGGYLRFDFGQSYFRSISVVDLVIEKMPVSITLGLWSTLIAYLISIPLGIRKAVRDGTAFDTWTSGAIIVAYAIPGFLFAVLLIVLFAGGSYWRIFPLRGLTSDNFESLSLIGKALDYLWHIALPVLSTTIASFATLTLLTKNSFLDEINKQYVMTARAKGLTEGRVLYGHVFRNAMLIVIAGFPGLFLGVFFGSSLLIETIFSLDGLGRLGYEAAVARDYPVVFGTLYVFGLVGLLVGILSDLMYVFVDPRIDFERRAG comes from the coding sequence ATGGGCGCCTATATCCTGCGGCGGTTGCTGCTGATGATCCCGACGCTGATCGGGATCATGGTCATCAACTTTGCGCTGACCCAGTTCGTACCCGGCGGCCCCATCGAACAGGTTCTGGCCCGGATCGAGGGCGAGGGCGACGTGTTCCGCAACATCTCGGGCGGGGGCGATGCCGGGCAGATGCAGGCGGTGGGCGCCGAGCGTTATGCGGGCGCGCGCGGGTTGCCTCCCGAGTTCATCAACGAGCTGGAAAGGCAGTTCGGCTTTGACAAGCCCCCCCTGGAACGGTTCCTGACGATGATGGGCGGTTATCTGCGGTTCGATTTCGGGCAGAGCTATTTCCGCTCCATCTCGGTCGTGGATCTGGTGATCGAGAAGATGCCGGTGTCGATCACGCTGGGGCTGTGGTCGACGCTGATCGCCTATCTGATCTCCATCCCGCTGGGCATCCGCAAGGCGGTGCGCGATGGCACGGCCTTCGACACCTGGACCTCGGGCGCGATCATCGTGGCCTATGCGATCCCGGGATTCCTGTTCGCGGTGCTGCTGATCGTGCTGTTCGCGGGGGGCAGCTACTGGCGGATCTTCCCGCTGCGGGGCCTGACCTCGGACAACTTTGAAAGCCTGTCGCTGATCGGCAAGGCGCTCGACTACCTGTGGCACATCGCGTTGCCGGTGCTATCGACCACCATCGCCAGCTTTGCCACGCTGACCCTGCTGACCAAGAACAGCTTCCTCGATGAGATCAACAAGCAATATGTGATGACCGCCCGCGCCAAGGGGCTGACCGAAGGCCGGGTGCTCTATGGCCATGTGTTCCGCAATGCCATGCTGATCGTGATCGCGGGGTTTCCGGGGCTGTTCCTGGGGGTGTTCTTCGGATCATCCTTGCTGATCGAGACGATCTTCTCGCTCGATGGCCTCGGCCGGCTGGGATACGAGGCGGCGGTGGCGCGGGATTATCCGGTGGTGTTCGGCACGCTTTACGTCTTCGGGCTGGTGGGGCTGCTGGTCGGGATCTTGTCGGACCTGATGTATGTGTTCGTCGATCCGCGCATCGACTTTGAACGGAGGGCCGGCTGA
- a CDS encoding ABC transporter permease: MALSPLNARRWRNFKANRRSFWSLWIFLVLFGLSLVAEFIANDKPIVLSYRGETYFPIYRFYPETEFGGDFRTEAIYSDPAVQCLIKTGGLQECWDDPAATLEDAADGDVAGQAVEAGWMVWPIIPYSYNTINNVGNAPSAPDAKHWLGTDDTARDVLARVIYGFRLSILFTLIVTGASAVIGIAAGAVQGYFGGWVDLIFQRVLEIWSSTPSLYVIIILFAILGRSFGLLVFVSILFGWPALVGVVRAEFLRARNFEYVRAARALGVRDRTIMFRHILPNAMVATLTMLPFLVTANIGGLAALDFLGYGLPASLPSLGELSLQGKSNLHAPWLGFSAFFTFAIMLSLLVFIFEGVRDAFDPRKTFA, from the coding sequence ATGGCCCTCTCGCCGCTGAACGCCCGGCGCTGGCGCAACTTCAAGGCCAACCGCCGCTCCTTCTGGTCGCTGTGGATCTTCCTGGTGCTGTTTGGCCTGTCGCTGGTGGCCGAGTTCATCGCCAACGACAAACCCATCGTGCTGAGCTACCGGGGCGAGACCTATTTCCCGATCTACCGCTTCTATCCCGAAACCGAGTTCGGCGGCGATTTCCGCACCGAGGCGATCTATTCCGACCCCGCCGTGCAATGCCTGATAAAGACCGGCGGGCTGCAGGAGTGCTGGGACGATCCGGCCGCGACGCTGGAGGATGCCGCCGATGGCGATGTCGCGGGGCAGGCGGTGGAGGCGGGCTGGATGGTCTGGCCGATCATCCCCTACAGCTACAACACCATCAACAATGTCGGCAACGCGCCCTCGGCCCCCGATGCTAAGCACTGGCTGGGCACCGATGACACCGCGCGCGACGTGCTGGCGCGGGTGATCTACGGGTTCCGGCTGTCGATCCTGTTCACGCTGATCGTCACCGGCGCCTCTGCCGTCATCGGCATCGCGGCGGGGGCGGTGCAGGGCTATTTCGGCGGCTGGGTGGACCTGATCTTCCAGCGGGTGCTGGAGATCTGGAGCTCGACCCCCTCGCTCTATGTCATCATCATCCTGTTCGCGATTCTGGGGCGCAGCTTCGGGCTCCTGGTGTTCGTGTCGATCCTGTTCGGCTGGCCGGCGCTGGTGGGCGTGGTGCGGGCGGAATTCCTGCGGGCGCGCAACTTCGAATATGTGCGCGCTGCGCGGGCGCTGGGGGTGCGCGACCGCACCATCATGTTCCGCCACATCCTGCCCAACGCGATGGTGGCGACGCTGACCATGCTGCCCTTCCTGGTGACGGCCAATATCGGCGGGCTGGCGGCGCTGGACTTCCTGGGCTACGGGCTGCCGGCCTCGCTTCCCTCGCTGGGGGAGCTGTCCTTGCAGGGCAAGTCGAACCTGCACGCGCCCTGGCTGGGTTTCTCGGCCTTCTTCACCTTCGCCATCATGCTGTCGCTGCTGGTGTTCATCTTCGAGGGCGTCCGCGACGCCTTTGACCCGCGAAAGACCTTTGCATGA